The region AAAAGAAATTCAAGCATACAACAATATTTTAGAATTAATAGGCAATACACCGCTTATTAAATTAAACAAAGTTACCGAAGAATTTGAAGGTAATTTTTATGCTAAAGTCGAGGCTTTTAATCCAGGGCATTCATCTAAAGATAGAATTGCACTTTACATTATTGAGGAAGCTGAAAGGAAAGGAATTTTAAAACCCGGCGATACCATCATTGAAACTACATCTGGAAATACTGGTTTTAGTTTAGCAATGGTAAGCATCATTAAAGGTTATGATTGTATTTTAGCTGTAAGTTCAAAATCATCAAAAGACAAAATTGATATGTTACGCACTATGGGAGCTAAAGTTTATGTTTGCCCAGCCCACGTATCTGCAGATGATGAAAGAAGTTACTATAATGTTGCTAAAAGATTACACGAAGAAACAAAAGGTTCGGTTTATATTAACCAATACTTTAATGATTTAAATATTGATGCACATTACAATACTACTGGTCCAGAAATTTGGGAACAAACTGGCGGACAAATTACACACTTAGTAGCATGTAGTGGAACAGGAGGAACAATTTCTGGAACTGCAAAATTCTTGAAAGAGATGAATCCAAACATTAAAATCCTTGGAGTTGATGCTTATGGTTCAGTTTTAAAAAAATACCACGAAACCAAAGAATTTGATAACGAAGAAATTTACCCTTACAGAATTGAAGGTTTAGGTAAAAATTTAATTCCAACAGCTACTGATTTTGATGTAATTGACAAATTTATGAAAGTTACAGACGAAGAAAGTGCACATACTGCTAGAGAAATTGCTAAAAAAGAAGGAATTTTTGCTGGATACACTTCAGGAGCTGCTTTACAAGCTGTAAAACAATTTGCTGAAGAAGGTGAATTTGACGCCAACAGTAAAGTGGTTATTATTTTCCCTGATCACGGTTCTCGATACATGAGTAAAATTTACAGCGACGACTGGATGAGTGAACAAGGTTTTTTTGACAGTGTAAACAACGAAGAAACACAAAAAATCGAAATCATAAAATAAATACAAAAAACCTCGTCAAGTAACGAGGTTTTTTTATTATAACTTATAATTAATATTCAATGTCCAACGGGATTTCGCTTCAACAAGCCCCGACATTAAATTTTGATTGATGGGTTTAAAATAAGTAGCTCCCAATGAAAATTTATTCCAGCCAATTTCTACACCAATTTTACCGAAAAGCACATCTCCTGTAGTATTGCGGACTTTTTCCCCATATTGATAATTACTGGCATATACTTCACCTGCAACACCCAATTGAGGAGCAATAGCCATTTGATTTTTTTCAAATAAATAATACAACGTTGAGCCATAATTAAATTGATTCCCAAATCGGTATTCTTTTTTATTTTCTGTTTTTACAACATAATTTAAAAGATTATTAATTCCCATTTTTTTGAACCTTAACACATATTCAGATGAAAACAAATAATCCCAACTGCCCGTTCCTACTTGAAAACTTGGATTTACACTTCCTGCACTTGTTTCTTTATATTCTCCTGTAGGTGCTTTAATTCCAACTCCCACTTGCCAATTATGTTTAAAAACGGTACTATCTTTATGTGTTTGATAGACCGTTACCAATCCAACCACAGTAACATCTCCCATTCCGCTGATCTCTTGGCTTCCTGTTTTGGTATTTAGACTATGAAAATGATAAGGTAGTAACGTTGAAATTTGAACACCTTTAACAATTGGAATTCGCGCCCAAACTTGTAGAGTATTGTAATTTTCATTTAACCAAGGTGAATTGGAATACAAACCATCATTTGAACGGTAATGTTGATTAAAATAACGTACCCCAACAAAATTAGAATTTAGCATTGAAGCAAATCCCATACTCCCACCACTGGCAGAACAACCACAAGCATCGCAATCGTCAAAATAAGTCGTCTTTATATTTCTATTACCAAAATATGATGGATTATTATATTCCATTTTATTGGCATTTTGAGTATTGAATTTAGGTTTTTCGTGCGCTTGCATTACTAAAACAAACAGTAATGCACTAATTATTTTTTTCATTTTTATTTAATTAAAATTCTGCAAACCTTGGATCCGTTAAAAATTGGTGATCGGTTAAGGTTTTTAAAAAGGCTATGATTTTTGTTTTTTCAGTAGTAGTTAAAGGTATTCCTAAATTTCCATTCGTAGTTAAAGAGGCATCTAAATTAGGGGTATTTTGCACTCCGTTTGAATAATGATTTAAAACCGCTTCTAAGGTATAAAAACGACCATCATGCATGTAGGGTGCCGTTTTCTCAATATTACGCAAACTAGGTACTTTAAACTTGTATTTATATTGTTGCAATTCTGTAACTCGATAATAACCCATATCGTTTATTTGTGGATTAATACTCAATCCATTATTTCTGAAGCTATTATCCGTAAAAAGATCCGTTGCATGGCATGAAGCACATTTTTGATTAAAGATAGCATACCCCTCTACTTCGTCCTGAGTTAAAGTACCTCCTGCTTCATTTCTACGATATTTATCGAAGCGCGAATTAGAAGAAACTGTTAACACCATGAACTGTCCTAATGCTTTTAGCATATTTTCTGAATTAATTTGTCCGTCTGGAAAAGCTTGTTTAAACAATTTTACATATACCGGATCTGCTTTCATCATGGCAACAATTTGGGTAAAGTTACCATTCATCTCAATAGGACTTGTCAAAGGAATTATAGGTTGCAAATCGAGATGAGTCGTAGCCCCGTCCCACATAAAGGCCGTTTGAAAAGCTAAATTTTGAATAGGTGGTGTATTTCTTGTTCCAATATTATCCCCTACTCCATGACTAAAGGTATGTCCGTGATGCGTAAATGCATCGGCTTGAATATGGCAAAATCCACACGAAACCACGCCATCGGAAGATAAACGTCCGTCGTAAAACAATTTTTTTCCCAGTTCAAAACCTTTTTCAGTTAATGGGTTATTACTTAAATCATAAGCTATATCAGGAAAGTTAGCAGGTTTTTGAAAATTAATGGGTAAATTTTGGTATTCTTCGTTCTCTTCTTTAGAACAACTCAACACCATAAAAGCAAGAATTCCTAAAATTATCTGTTTCATTTTATCTAGGTTTTAGCCCTGACAGCAATGGAAAGCCCACAAGGCGTATAGTTTCTTTTTCTTCACAATACAAAGCGACCAAAGAAGCTTTAGTAGGGTGATTAGAAAAAAGAACTATACGACTGAGGACTTGCAATGAATGGCAGGAATGAGCTTCTTTAATTAATCATTATGTACATGGTGTACCTCAAACATATTCGCCAAATTTGCAGTTACCAAAGCTAATTTAGCTCCTCCCATAACCATAGCTTGCTCGGACAAATTAATTTTATTTGTACCGTCCAATACTTGTTTTAAATCGGCCATAATATGCACTTGTGGCGTAATGGTAGTACGTACTAAAGCTTTATCAGGAAAATTTAAAGTAATTTCTGCGTAATTATAATCGGTTCCTGTTTTTCCGGTATGTACCATATACATAGCACCTGTAGATTGCGTTGAAGAAGTAAACATACCTTCAAGAGCTAAAAATTTATACCCGGCACTCCACGACCACATCATACCGGCATCTTGTGCTGTAGCTAAAAAATCCCCTTGACCAGTAGCGCCTTGATTAAATTGCTCTTGATCCACTCCTATTCCGAATTTAATTTTGGTATAATTACCCGCTGGAATATTAGGTAAATTTAGTAAGGTTGAAGATTCGGTAAATTCATCAATAATGAAATAGCTTTGGCTTTTTGGAACTGTATAAGTAGAACCGTCTTCTTTAGTTAGTACAATATTACTAACAATATATTTAGCCTTAGAAATAGAAACTTCTTCCCCATTGGAATTGGTGTAAACTGCTCCTTGAATAAAATCGGCATCGCCATAAGTTTGATCAAACTCAACTTTTAAGCTACCCGTACCTGTTAGTTGTTCAGAAGCATTATCATCATTAGAACATGAAAATGCGAAAAATGCTGCTGTTAAAACAGCGAAAAATTTGATATAGTGTAATTTCATAATAATCTATTTTAAGTGTATAGTGTATAGTGCCCAATGGCAAAAAAATGTAGTCTATGCTGATTGCAAAACCGCATAGAAAATGGCCTTCTGTGTAAATCATACAAGAAGAATAGTATTTATACTTTAAAAAGTAAAATAAAAATGTAAATTTGAATGAATGAATTGAATTTTGAAACGCTCGAAAGTACCTGCGCATTCATTGACTGGTATGCACAGGGCGTTTCTTTTACCTGTTTTTGAGATAAAAGCCAACGTAATAAATTCAATTAAAAAGTTAAATACTAGACACTAGGAGGGTGAAAAATGGTATGCGTAGACAAATACGCATATAAATTCTGATACTTATTTTTAACCTTTAAGGAAGTAAAGAAAAGAATGGGTTTAGAAATTAAAGTTGTCTTACTTTCAAAAAACAGCACTTCTGATTCTTGTTTTGAAGTAGCTTTTTTATCGGAAGAAATGGGTTTTTCCTCTTCTGAGGCTTTTGCCAACTCCTTTTTTAAATGACATTTTCCGTCACAATGCATTTCGGGTTTGGCTTTATTTTCACATAATTCTTTAGCTATATACTCATAGTTGACCCAATAATCTACCATAGGTAAAATAGGTTTTGACAAGATTAATAAAGCGACTATGAATCCGAAATATTTCACAGTACAAATATATTAATCATAAAATGAATTTACTTGATTTTTATCATATAAATTAAACCTTTTTATTTTTTTAAAGTCCAATTGGTAAACATTAAAAATTATATAATATGAAAAAGTATGTATTTATTATTGCATTAGTAGTATCGGGATTATCGTTTGCTCAAGAAAAAGGAAAATTTAAGAATGCAACAGCAGAAGAAAGAGCAGAAATGCAAACTAAAAAAATGACAAAAGATTTAACTTTAACTAAAGAACAAGAAGAAAAAGTAACTGCCATTTTAAAAGAACATCATTCTAGTTTAGAAGCAAAAAAAGAAGAAATTAAAAATGAACAAATTGAAGCTAAAAAAGAACGACGCCAAAAAGCAATGAAAGAAATGAAAGAAAGTCGTTCGGAGTTAAAAGAAAAATTAAAAGGTGTTTTAACAGAAGAGCAATATAAAAAATGGGAATCGCTTCAAAATGAACGCATTGAAAAAGTTAAAAATCACAAAATAAGTCCTAAAGAATAGTTTTTTCACACTTAAAATTTTGTTAGTATAAAAAAAAAGGTTAGTTTTGGAGAAACTATTAACAATTAAGAAAATGAAAAAAATACTAGGCGCTTTTATTCTATTTTTAGCATTCACTTTTAATGCTAATGCTCAAGATAAAGCATTTAAAAAAGTTGACGTTGCTGTAGAAGCTAAAAAAAATGCTTCTGAAATGGCTGACTATTTAAAATTGAATAGTACAGAAGTAGAAAATTTCTTCCATCTATTTGAATACAAATTCAATGTTTTAAACGAAAATTTATCTGAAGAAAGAAAAGCAGAATTAGCTAGAATTATAGATTTAAAAATAAGAGCTACATTATCTCCAGCTCAAATGGAAAAGCTTGAAAAAAATACTGAGTTATTAAAGAAATTAACTCATTAATAAAAAAATCCCGATTGTATCGGGATTTTTTATTTTATAAATTTTGACTTACTTCATCAACACATTGTATCGTATAATCTAAATCTTCATACGATAAAGCATCAGTGATAAACCACGTTTCGTAAGCAGATGGTGCAATATAAATTCCTTTTTTCAATAATTCGTGGAAGAATTTCTTAAAGGTATCATTATCTCCATTTTTAGCAGTATTAAAATCATAAACAGGGTCTTTATCAAAATGAACAGATATCATTGAACCTACTCTATTGATTGTAAATGCAACTCCGTTATTAGATAATACTTCATGCATTCCTTTTTCTAAATAAGCTGTTTTTTCATCAAGTCTTTTAAATAATTCTGGATCGTTATTTAATTCCGTCAACATTTGAAGCCCTGCAGCCATTGCCAAAGGATTTCCAGACAAAGTTCCTGCTTGATATACTGGACCTAGTGGCGATAAATAATTCATAATTTCGTCTCTTCCGGCAAAAGCGCCAACTGGAAGTCCGCCTCCAATAACTTTCCCAAAACAAATAATATCGGCTTGAATGCCAAACAATTCTTGTGCACCACCTTTAGCCAATCTAAAGCCTGTCATTACTTCATCAAAAATCAATAATGTTCCATTTTGTGAACACAACGAACGTAATTGGTTTAAAAAATCTGCTTTAGGCGGAATACAACCCATATTACCAGCTACTGGTTCGATGATTACTGCTGCAATTTCATCTTTATTAGCTTCAAATAAAGCTTTTACATTTTCAATATCATTATAATTGGCTAACAAAGTATCTTTTGCGGTACCTTCAGTTACACCTGGACTATTAGGAATACCAAAAGTACTTAATCCACTTCCAGCAGCAATTAAAAACGAGTCGGAGTGACCATGATAACATCCTGAAAATTTAATT is a window of Flavobacterium indicum GPTSA100-9 = DSM 17447 DNA encoding:
- a CDS encoding PLP-dependent cysteine synthase family protein, encoding MAKEIQAYNNILELIGNTPLIKLNKVTEEFEGNFYAKVEAFNPGHSSKDRIALYIIEEAERKGILKPGDTIIETTSGNTGFSLAMVSIIKGYDCILAVSSKSSKDKIDMLRTMGAKVYVCPAHVSADDERSYYNVAKRLHEETKGSVYINQYFNDLNIDAHYNTTGPEIWEQTGGQITHLVACSGTGGTISGTAKFLKEMNPNIKILGVDAYGSVLKKYHETKEFDNEEIYPYRIEGLGKNLIPTATDFDVIDKFMKVTDEESAHTAREIAKKEGIFAGYTSGAALQAVKQFAEEGEFDANSKVVIIFPDHGSRYMSKIYSDDWMSEQGFFDSVNNEETQKIEIIK
- a CDS encoding transporter family protein, which encodes MKKIISALLFVLVMQAHEKPKFNTQNANKMEYNNPSYFGNRNIKTTYFDDCDACGCSASGGSMGFASMLNSNFVGVRYFNQHYRSNDGLYSNSPWLNENYNTLQVWARIPIVKGVQISTLLPYHFHSLNTKTGSQEISGMGDVTVVGLVTVYQTHKDSTVFKHNWQVGVGIKAPTGEYKETSAGSVNPSFQVGTGSWDYLFSSEYVLRFKKMGINNLLNYVVKTENKKEYRFGNQFNYGSTLYYLFEKNQMAIAPQLGVAGEVYASNYQYGEKVRNTTGDVLFGKIGVEIGWNKFSLGATYFKPINQNLMSGLVEAKSRWTLNINYKL
- a CDS encoding cytochrome-c peroxidase encodes the protein MKQIILGILAFMVLSCSKEENEEYQNLPINFQKPANFPDIAYDLSNNPLTEKGFELGKKLFYDGRLSSDGVVSCGFCHIQADAFTHHGHTFSHGVGDNIGTRNTPPIQNLAFQTAFMWDGATTHLDLQPIIPLTSPIEMNGNFTQIVAMMKADPVYVKLFKQAFPDGQINSENMLKALGQFMVLTVSSNSRFDKYRRNEAGGTLTQDEVEGYAIFNQKCASCHATDLFTDNSFRNNGLSINPQINDMGYYRVTELQQYKYKFKVPSLRNIEKTAPYMHDGRFYTLEAVLNHYSNGVQNTPNLDASLTTNGNLGIPLTTTEKTKIIAFLKTLTDHQFLTDPRFAEF
- a CDS encoding MbnP family protein, coding for MKLHYIKFFAVLTAAFFAFSCSNDDNASEQLTGTGSLKVEFDQTYGDADFIQGAVYTNSNGEEVSISKAKYIVSNIVLTKEDGSTYTVPKSQSYFIIDEFTESSTLLNLPNIPAGNYTKIKFGIGVDQEQFNQGATGQGDFLATAQDAGMMWSWSAGYKFLALEGMFTSSTQSTGAMYMVHTGKTGTDYNYAEITLNFPDKALVRTTITPQVHIMADLKQVLDGTNKINLSEQAMVMGGAKLALVTANLANMFEVHHVHND
- the hemL gene encoding glutamate-1-semialdehyde 2,1-aminomutase, coding for MLYQRSSQLFVEASKVIPGGVNSPVRAFKAVGGTPIFVKEAKGAYLFDEDGNKYIDYINSWGPMILGHAHEAVVNAVIERAKLGTSFGTPTALETKIAELAVAMVPNIDKIRFVNSGTEACMSAIRLARGYTKRDKIIKFSGCYHGHSDSFLIAAGSGLSTFGIPNSPGVTEGTAKDTLLANYNDIENVKALFEANKDEIAAVIIEPVAGNMGCIPPKADFLNQLRSLCSQNGTLLIFDEVMTGFRLAKGGAQELFGIQADIICFGKVIGGGLPVGAFAGRDEIMNYLSPLGPVYQAGTLSGNPLAMAAGLQMLTELNNDPELFKRLDEKTAYLEKGMHEVLSNNGVAFTINRVGSMISVHFDKDPVYDFNTAKNGDNDTFKKFFHELLKKGIYIAPSAYETWFITDALSYEDLDYTIQCVDEVSQNL
- a CDS encoding Spy/CpxP family protein refolding chaperone codes for the protein MKKYVFIIALVVSGLSFAQEKGKFKNATAEERAEMQTKKMTKDLTLTKEQEEKVTAILKEHHSSLEAKKEEIKNEQIEAKKERRQKAMKEMKESRSELKEKLKGVLTEEQYKKWESLQNERIEKVKNHKISPKE